Proteins from a single region of Budorcas taxicolor isolate Tak-1 chromosome 7, Takin1.1, whole genome shotgun sequence:
- the FEM1A gene encoding protein fem-1 homolog A: MDLHTAVYNAARDGKLQLLQKLLSGRSREELDELTGEVASGGTPLLIAARYGHLDVVEYLVDRCGASVEAGGSVHFDGEIIEGAPPLWAASAAGHLDVVRSLLRRGASVNRTTRTNSTPLRAACFDGHLEVVRYLVGEHQADLEVANRHGHTCLMISCYKGHREIARYLLEQGAQVNRRSAKGNTALHDCAESGSLEILQLLLGCNARMERDGYGMTPLLAASVTGHTNIVEYLIQEQPAGDEQAQPGLARAQPQGAHSSPEEPPSGESYESCCPTSREAAVEALELLGATYVDKKRDLLGALKHWRRAMELRHQGGEYLPKPEPPQLVLAYDYSREVNTTEELEALITDPDEMRMQALLIRERILGPSHPDTSYYIRYRGAVYADSGNFERCIRLWKYALDMQQNNLEPLSPMTASSFLSFAELFSYVLQDRSAKGSLGTPIGFADLMGVLCKGVREVERALQLPKEPGDSAQFTKALAIILHLLYLLEKVECTPDQEHLKHQTVYRLLKCAPRGKNGFTPLHMAVDAETTNVGRYPVGRFPSLQVVKVLLDCGADPDSRDFDNNTPLHIAAQNNCPGIMNALIEAGAHMDATNAFKKTAYELLDEKLLAKSTIQPFNYVTLQCLAARALDKNKIPYKGFIPEELEAFIELH; the protein is encoded by the coding sequence ATGGACCTCCACACCGCCGTGTACAATGCCGCCCGCGACGGCAAGCTGCAGCTCCTTCAGAAGCTGCTCAGCGGCCGGAGCCGGGAGGAGCTGGACGAGCTGACGGGCGAGGTGGCCAGCGGGGGTACGCCGCTGCTCATCGCCGCCCGTTACGGCCACCTGGACGTAGTCGAGTACCTGGTGGACCGGTGCGGCGCGAGTGTGGAGGCGGGCGGCTCGGTGCACTTTGATGGCGAGATCATCGAGGGCGCGCCGCCGCTGTGGGCCGCCTCGGCCGCCGGCCACTTGGACGTGGTGCGGAGCCTGCTGCGCCGCGGGGCCTCGGTGAACCGCACCACGCGTACCAACTCGACGCCCCTGCGCGCCGCCTGCTTCGACGGGCACCTGGAGGTGGTGCGCTATTTGGTGGGCGAGCACCAGGCGGACCTGGAGGTGGCCAACCGGCACGGGCACACGTGCCTCATGATCTCCTGTTACAAGGGCCACCGCGAGATCGCCCGCTACCTGCTGGAGCAGGGCGCCCAGGTGAACCGGCGCAGCGCCAAGGGCAACACAGCTCTGCACGACTGCGCCGAGTCTGGCAGCCTGGAGATTCTGCAGCTGCTGCTCGGCTGCAACGCCCGCATGGAGCGTGATGGCTACGGCATGACACCGTTGCTGGCGGCCAGCGTGACGGGCCACACCAACATCGTGGAGTACCTCATCCAGGAGCAGCCTGCTGGGGACGAGCAGGCGCAGCCCGGGCTGGCCAGGGCGCAGCCCCAGGGCGCCCACTCGTCCCCCGAGGAGCCCCCGAGCGGTGAATCGTACGAGAGCTGCTGCCCCACCAGCAGGGAAGCCGCCGTGGAAGCCTTGGAGCTGCTGGGAGCCACCTACGTGGATAAGAAGCGGGATCTGCTCGGGGCCCTGAAACACTGGAGACGGGCGATGGAGCTGCGGCACCAGGGGGGCGAGTATCTGCCCAAACCGGAGCCCCCGCAGTTGGTCCTGGCCTATGACTACTCGAGGGAGGTGAACACCACCGAGGAACTGGAGGCGCTCATTACCGACCCGGATGAGATGCGCATGCAGGCCCTGCTGATCCGAGAGCGCATCCTAGGTCCTTCCCACCCGGACACGTCCTACTACATCCGCTACCGGGGCGCGGTGTACGCCGACTCGGGCAACTTCGAGCGCTGCATCCGCCTGTGGAAGTACGCCCTGGACATGCAGCAAAACAACCTGGAGCCTCTGAGTCCCATGACAGCCAGCAGTTTCCTGTCCTTCGCCGAACTCTTCTCCTACGTGCTCCAGGACCGCTCGGCCAAGGGCAGCCTAGGCACGCCCATCGGCTTCGCAGACCTCATGGGGGTGCTGTGCAAAGGGGTGCGGGAAGTGGAGCGGGCCCTGCAGCTGCCCAAGGAGCCCGGGGACTCGGCACAGTTTACCAAGGCCCTGGCCATCATCCTCCACCTGCTCTACCTGCTGGAGAAGGTGGAGTGCACGCCCGACCAGGAGCACCTGAAACACCAGACCGTCTACCGGCTGCTCAAGTGCGCCCCCCGCGGCAAGAACGGCTTCACCCCTCTGCACATGGCCGTGGACGCAGAGACCACCAACGTGGGCCGCTACCCGGTGGGCAGGTTCCCCTCCCTGCAGGTGGTCAAGGTGTTGCTAGACTGCGGGGCCGACCCAGACAGCCGTGACTTCGACAACAACACCCCACTGCACATCGCAGCGCAGAACAACTGCCCGGGCATCATGAACGCTCTGATTGAGGCGGGGGCCCACATGGACGCCACCAACGCCTTCAAGAAGACGGCCTACGAGCTGCTGGACGAAAAGCTGCTGGCCAAGAGCACCATCCAGCCCTTCAACTACGTGACCCTGCAGTGCCTTGCGGCCCGCGCCCTGGACAAGAACAAGATCCCCTACAAGGGCTTCATCCCTGAGGAGCTGGAGGCCTTCATCGAGCTGCACTGA